Below is a genomic region from Neorhizobium galegae.
ATGGCAAACACCCCGCCGACGCCCAGGAAGAGACCGACATAAAGCGCGACCTTGCCGATCCAGAGGCCGGCGCGGACCGGCCAGTCGACATCGGCAGCAGCGCCCCGAGCGCTGGCGTTTGGCTGCCCGATCGAGAAGACGACCGAGCCGCCGATCGGGTGGCCATCTTCCGAAACGACCCGCCAGGATAGGAGATAGCTGCCGTCCGAAAGGTCGTCCGGCGGGGTAATCTCGACCGTCCTGTCCTTCAGGACGAAGCTTTTGAGAGTGACTGAACTGCGGTCCGGCCGCGTGAGCTTGAGGCTGGTCGGCGAGACAGGCTCGCTGAACGTCAGAGCGATCACGCGCGGCGCAATGGGCACGACCGAGCCGTCGCGCGGCTCGGTCGTGTTGAGGGACGCATGGGCGGATGCCGCCGCCGTCATGACCGACCACAGCAGGATCGCAGACACGAACCGCTGCAGAGTGCCAGCCAGTGAAATTGCCTTGCGGCGGAACGGCGTCATCGGCCTTCATGCTCCCAGGTGCATGGATCGTTTAGTTGCCCGTCTTCTGAAGAAGCTTGATGCCCGGAGCCGGAAGTTCGAGGTCCGAAGCCTTCTGACCTGCGGCCGGTACTTCGATCCAGCGCTCCTTGAGGCCTTCAGGGCACGCCTGGATCACCGGGAAATAGAGCATGTCGCCGGCTTTGAGATCAGTCGCAATCGTGCCCCGCAGGACGAACTCGTCATATTCGTCGTCGCCGAGGCTGCCGCCGCTCCAGATCACTTCCCTGACCCCTTCGGTGACGGGAGAACCGTGGTTGTCATAGGCCTTGGCATAGGCACCCTTGACCTTGTCGAGCGTCCAGCCGGCCTTCGGCTGCGGCTTGACGCCGTAGAAGCCCTCCGGAACCTGGACGCGCACGGTATTCGTCGGCTTGCCCTCGCAACCATGCGGCACGCGCAGCACCGCCTTATAGGTCGAACCTACGGGGGCTTCCTTTCCTTCCAGGGTGACATGCGCCAGAGCGGCGGTGCTGCCGGCCACGAGGATGGCGGCGGTTGTCGTGATTGTCTTCAACATGTGAATCTCCATGCTTGGCCGCGCGTTGGACGGCCTGATTTTCAGGGCCGAGCAGCCGGGAAGGCGCCGGTCCGGGGTGGATTGATGGTTTGAAACGGTGTCCCGCCCTTGCGCCGATCCCGCCGGCCGCCGGGGATGCGATACACGGCTTTTGCCGCGTCATTGCCGTTTGGCCGAAGCGAGTTGCGGAAAAAAGGGCTGCCCGACTTGGAGCGCCTTGCGATCCTTGGGATTCACCAGCCGCGCTTCAAGTCTTTGGTTCGCATGCCGTGTCGCAAGATGGTGTACGTTTTGCGCGGCAAGCTTTCAGGCTGCCCGGGGCGGGGCGCGGGGATTTCCGGGAGAAGTCTCGGGCCGTTCGAAGGGACCTGTATCCGCTTCGGCCGGAACCGGCGTGGCGGTGGCCTCCAGCCGGTTGCTCAGAAAATTGTCGGAAAACTGCGGTGCGAGTACCGGAGCGAGAACGCTGCATGCCTGGGTGCAGCACTCGGGCAGTTTTGGGCCGTCCTTGTGATCGGATTGGCCGCTACCGCCGGCATGGGTAATGCAAAGCGGGTTTCCAAAATCATCGATGACAGGAGCTGCAACCGCTGAGCCGAGAAGGACGGAGCCAAGCACCATCTGCACGACGAGCGCGTAGGCCGCGATCGACGCGAACACGACACTCCAGGCGGGCGCTCTGCGGTTCTTCACGGTCCCCTCATCAGTTGCGGCCAGACGCCGATGTCCGGCCTGGACATCCGTTATTGGCACGGCACAGTCAGGTCTGTCTATGCGCCCTTCCGCCACAGCGTTCTTTGATGCGCGTCAACTCGCCAGCCTGTCGCGATCAAGGGTAACGCCAAGACTAGGCGCTCCCCTCCTCTTGCTAGATCGTTTCGGTCGTCTGGACCCGGGCGGCCTTACGCGTAGCGTGGATGAAGGCGAGCACGAAACCGATTGCCAGCAGGAGCACGATGGTCGGGGCCGGGGCGCTGTCGATGAAGAAGGACAGGTAGACGCCGGCGAACGCACCGGTCACGGCAATGGCAATCGACAGGATCAGCATGGTGCTGAACTTGCGGGTCAGCAGGAAGGCGATGGCTCCCGGCGCGATCAGCATGGCGATCGAAAGGATGATGCCGACCGCCTGCAGGGCACCGACGATCGTCAGCGAAATGAGAGCGAGAAGACCGTAGTGCAGGAAATTGACCCTCAGTCCCACCGCCCTTGCCTGCGCCGGATCGAAGGCGTGCAGCAGGAAGTCCTTCCATTTCACGCCGAGAATGCCGGCCGTGATCGCCGCGATGACGGCCGCCTCGCCGATGTCACGCCAGGAGACGCCGAGCATGTCGCCGAACAGGATATGGTCGAGATGCACGTCGGACTGGATCTTCACGTAAAGGACGAGGCCGAGCCCGAACATGCCGGCGAACACGATGCCCATCACCGTGTCCTGCTTGATGCGGCTGTTTTCCTTCAGGAAGCCGGTGGCGATGGCGCAGAACATGCCGGCTGCGAAAGCGCCGATCGCAAGAGGCATGCCGACGATATAGGCGATCACCACGCCGGGAAACACGGCATGGCTGATTGCATCGCCCATCAGCGACCAGCCCTTCAGGACAAGGAAGCAGGACAGAAGCGCCATCGGCACGGCAATCAGCACCGAGATCAGCAGCGCATTGACCATGAAGCCGAACTGGAAGGGCAAAAGAAGCGTATCGACAACGATCATGGGGTCGCCTCCAGCGCCTGGGCTGCCCGCCTGCGCGCCGCCAGTATCCCGTGCTTCGGCGCCAGGACGAATGCGATCAGGAAGATTGCCGTCTGCAGCACCACGATGATGCCGCCGGTCGCCCCGTCGAGGAAATAACTCGCATAGGCGCCGACAAAGCTGGTGATCGACCCGATGATCACCGCCAGAACAAGGAGGCGCGGGAAACGGTCGGTCAGGAGGTAGGCGGTCGCCCCCGGCGTGACCACCATGCAGACGACCAGGAAGGCCCCGACCGTCTGGAGCGCGGCGACCGTCGAAGCCGACAGCAGAGTGAAGAAGACGATCTTGAGCGCGGTCGGATTGAGGCCGATCGATCGGGCGTGGCTCTCGTCGAAGAAGGTTACCATCAGATCCTTCCATTTGACGAGCAGAACAGCCAGCGACACGAAGCCGATGATCGCGAGTTGCAGCGTGTCCTCGGGCGTGATGGCGAGGATGTTGCCGAGCACGATCGTCTGGATATTCACCGCCATGGGCTTCAGCGAGATCATGAACAGCCCCAGCCCGAAAAAGGAGGAGAAGATCAGGCCGATGATGGCATCTTCCTTCAGCTTGGTGCGCTGGTTGAGGAAAAGCATCGTGGCCGCGGCGAGCCCTCCGGAGAAAAAGGCGCCTATCGAAAACGGAAGTCCGAGCATATAGGCGCCGGCCACGCCGGGAACGATCGCATGCGAGAGCGCATCGCCGATCAGCGACCAGCCTTTCAGCATCAGGTAACAGGAAAGGAAGGCGCAGACGCCGCCGACAAGGGCCGAGACCCACATGGCATTCAGCATATAATTGTAGGTGAAGGGCTCGATCAGAACGGCGATCATTCGCGGCCTCCGCCTTCCTCGTCCGATGCACGGTTGGTCGCCTTCCCGCCTCGGAGCACTAGGGGCCGCTCATCGTCGCTGATCAGGCCGATCGACGTCGATCTTCCGTTCTGCGCGTCGTGGAGCACAAAATGACGCAGCACGCCCCCAAAAGTCTTTTCCAGGTTTTCCTGGGTGAAGGTCTCGACAGTCGGCCCGTAGGCGAGCACCGTGCCCTTGATCAGGATGGTCCGGTCGCAGAATTCCGGCACCGAGCCCAGATTGTGCGTGGAGACCAGCATGACCCGGCCCTCGTCGCGCAACTCGCGAAGCAAGGTGATGATCTGGTCCTCCGTCTTGACGTCGACGCCGGTGAAGGGCTCGTCGAGCATGATGACGCGGCCGTCCTGCGCCAGTGCGCGCGCCAGGAAAATCCGCTTCTTCTGCCCGCCCGACAACTCTCCGATCTGGCGCTTGCGGAATTCGCTCATGCTGACACGGGCCAGCGCCGTCGCCACGGCCTCGTGATCGGCGGCTTTTGGAATGCGCATCATGCCCATATGGCCGTAGCGGCCCATCATGACGACATCCTCGACCAGCACCGGAAAGTCCCAGTCGACGTCTTCCGACTGCGGCACATAGGCGACGAGGTTCTTGCGCAGCGCCTCCTTGACCGACATGCCGAGCACCCGGATGTCGCCTTTCGCCAGGCGCACAAAACCCATGATCGCCTTGAAAAGCGTGGACTTGCCGGAACCGTTGACCCCCACCAGAGCGGTGATCGTTCCCTGCGGGATGCGGAAGCTCGCATCCCGCAGGGCCGTATGGCCGTTGCGGTAGGTCACGGTCGCGCCGTCGACCATGATTCCGTCAGAGCCGGAAGGTGCATGGTTCGGCCAACGGGGTTGAGCATTCATGGGAAACATCCTCTTGAAAACGGCAAATTCACGAGCCCACCCGCCGGATCGCGAATGGGCGCACGACAGATATCAGGGCGAGGCGGCAAGGCCCTTGGCGATGGTATCCGAAGTCACCTTCAGAAGATCGAGATAGGTCGGAACCGGGCCATCGGCCTCGCTCAGCGAGTCCACATAAAGAACGCCGCCGTATTTGGCGCCGGTTTCCCGCGCCACCTGTTCGGCTGGTTTCGGCGAAATCGTACTTTCAGAGAAAACGACACCGATCCGGTTCTTGCGAACGGCGTCGATCACCTTGCGAACCTGCTGCGGCGTGCCCTGCTGGTCGGCATTGATCGGCCACAGATAAAACTCCTTCAAGCCGAAATCGCGGGCGAGATAGGAGAAGGCGCCTTCGCTCGTCACAAGCCACCGCTTGTCTTCCGGCACCTTGGCGAGTTCGGCCTTGATGGGATCTATGGCCGCCTTGATCTTCTCCTTGTAGGCTTCGGCATTGGCCTTGTAGATCGCGGCATTCTTCGGATCGTACTTCACGAAGGCATCGCGGATGTTGTCGACATAGATCAGCGCCGCGGTGGGAGACATCCAGGCATGCGGGTTGGGCTTGCCCACATACGGGCCTTCGACGATGCCCATCGGCTCGACGCCTGTCGAGACCACGACGCCCGGCACGTCCTTCAGGTTCTGAAAGAACTTCTCGAACCAGAGCTCGAGATTGAGCCCGTTCCAGAAGACGAGCTTGGCGCCCTGCGCCCGCTGGATGTCGCCGGGTGTCGGCTGATAGTTGTGGATTTCCGCACCGGGCTTGGTGATGGATTCGACGACCGCGGCGTCGCCGGCGACGTTTTTCGCGATGTCGGCGATCACCGTGAAAGTCGTCACCGCCTTGAACTTGTCCTGAGCCGATGCCGGCATGACCGCCAGAACGGCGGCGAACGCCGTTCCCACCATTCCGGTCAAGACCAGCCATCGTATCTTGTCAAGCATGCACGCCTCCTTTTGCGAATAGGACTTAATTGCAGTCAGTGTTCGGAATGGCCTCGTCGCAGCTGGGAATCGTCTGCAACAACGATGGGCACTCTCGTTATATTCATATTCTGCAATTGCGAATGATTTGCAACAAGGATTCGCAGCGGGAGGACAAAATGATTGCAGCCTTGCCTTCCCTCGTTGTTAGGGCGAGGGCAAAACCATCCATGGATATTCAAGGGAACGCTCTCCCCCAGTCGATGCGGCCCGCACCGAGAAGGGCAAGGTTCACTGTCGTGGTTGGTCTCCGGTGGCCCGATCAGCCGTCGATCATATTCCGGAAGCGGGCGAGTTCCCCGCTCGACACGCCGACTTTGTGGGGCTCCGCCGGATAGGCTCCGCTCTCGACGTCCTGGCGGAATTCCCGGAAGGCTGCGATGCGCTCGTGCTGCAGGCGGTCGAATTCAGCGTTGAAGTTGCGATAGGTCTTCGCATGTCGCGGCACATGCCCGCGGTTCTGTCCGAGCACGTCATCGGCAAAGAGATATTGCGCGTCGCAACCGGCGCCCGCCCCCATCGAGATCATGAAAAGAGATGTCCGGGCGCTGATCAGCGAGGCAACTTCGGCGGGAACCACCTCGATTTCGGCGGCGAAGGCACCAGCCTCCTCGAGGGCCTTGACGGCATTCCAGATCGTCATCGCGCTGTCGGCCGTCTTGCCGACCGCCTTGAAGCCACCGGTCCAGGTTGCCTTCGAGGGAATGAGGCCGACATGGCTGCAGACGGGAATGCCCTCGTCCCTGAGCCCTCGGATGATCCGGAGGCTCGCCGCGCAATAGACGGCGTCGCCACCGGCGCGCATCGCCTTGAAGGCCGCCCGCAGATATTCCTCCGTCGTGACGAAGTCGCCATATTCGAGCCCCGGCACGGCAAACACACTTGGCGCCGCCTCCCGGAATGCAGGCCCGAGGAGCGCCGGCGGCACGGAAACCATTTCAATCCCGGCCTTCTCGGCGGCTTCCGCCTCCTCGAGCGTGACGACACGAAGCATGCTGAGCTGGCGCTTGCCCTTGAGCGCCAGGATATCGGCAACGGTGGGACGGTTGGATTTCATCGGTGCATCCTTTGGCGCCAGGCGCTCACAGAAGGGATTTCAGTTTGACGGAAGGATCGGCGAGTGCAGCGGGATCGGGGCGCGCGCCCCTGGCGATCAGCATCTCGGCAAGCCGAATGTCGCGGGCAACGGCACCGCCGGGGCCAAGTCCGCTGGCTGCCAGCAATCGCCCATCCGCATCGAGGTGAAACAGGATTTCGGCCTCCGGCGACAGCGTCCGGCCGACGGTCGATGTTGCGCCGTCGGCCAGGCCGGCTACCTGCAGCGTCAGGTCGTATTGGTCCGACCAGAACCAGGGCAGCGCATCGAAGGGTTCGGCCTCTCCCAGCATGTTGGCCGCCGCGACGCTGCCCTGTTCCTGCGCGTTGCGCCAGGATTCGAGCCTGACGCGCCGGCCGCCATAGGCGGTGACGGGAAAGGAGCAGCAGTCGCCGGCGGCGAAGATGTGCGGATCGCTGGTCGCCAGATGGCGGTCGACGGCGATGCCGTTGTCGATCGCAAGCCCTGCTTCTGCGGCAAGACGGGTGTTGGGCTGGGCGCCGATCCCGACCACAAGCGCATCGACCTTGATCCTGCGACCATCGGCGAACCCGATGGCAACGCCGCTCTCGCCATCGGCGATGGTCTCGATCGCCACGCCGCAGAGGAGTTCCACGCCTTCTGCCGCATGCCGCGCCTGCAAGGCGAGCGCGAGCTTTTCGGGAACGCCACGCATCAACACGCGCGGTTGCGCCTCAAACAAGGTGACGGCCGTGCCGAGTTTCCGGCCCATCGCGGCCAGTTCGAGCCCGATGAAGCCACCGCCAAGAATGGCCAGGCGGCCATCCTCCCGCATATGGCGACGAATGGCGGATGCGTCCTCGACGGTCCGCAGCACATGGATGCGATCACTCGTGGCAATGCCTGGGAACTGGCGCGGCACGGCGCCGGTTGCGAGCAGCAGCCGTTCGTAGGACAGCGTTTCGCCGGTTTCCAGTAGCAGCGCATGGCGCGCCGGGTCGAGCGAGATAGCCCGCTGTCCTCGCAGAAAGGAGATCCCCGCCTCGGCAAAACGTTCGTTTGCGACGATCGCCCGAACGGTCTCGGCTTCCTTGCCCGCCTTCGACAAGGGCGGACGCTCGTAAGGGAGATGCGGTTCGTCGCCGATCAGCGTGACGGTCCCCTGGTAACCCCGCTCCCGCAGGGCAAAGGCCGCCCGCACGCCCGCCTCGCCGGCGCCGACGATCACCATGCCTTTATCGCCCATCTCGGCCGACCTGGATGAAGACGCGGCCACCATCGACCTTGACTGCATAAGTCCTGAGGTTGACGCAGACGGGCGCGCCCTTGGCTTGGCCGGTCTTGTAGTTGAAGCGGCCGTTGTGCTTCGGACATTCGATGATGTCGTCCATCACCAGGCCATCGGCCAGATGGACATTCTCGTGCGTGCAATGTCCGTCGGTCGCGTGGAAACTGTCTTCCAGGCTGCGATAGACAGCGTAGCTCTTGCCGTCGTGATCGAAGCGGATGACATCCTCTTCGTCGATCTCGTCCGTGTCGCAGACGTCGATCCAGGTGCTCATCGGGCTCTCCTCCCCATAAAGGCTTGTTTTGTCGGACGCCGGCGTCACTCCGCCGCCGGCGCCATGGCGTCATTGTGGAAGTCTTCGCGATAAGGCTTTGCCGTCGGCGGCAACTCGCGCTTCAGGAAGTAATCCTCGTTCCGGAGCTGGCGCAGGAAGGCCGGGATCATCTCGCGATAACCGTCGAGGATCGACCGGTTCGGTACCGGCAGATCGTCCTTGATCATCGCATGCAGCTTCGGCAGCGCGTGATAGGGCACCATCGGGAACATGTGATGCTCCACGTGATAGTTCATGTTCCAGTAGATGAAGCGGCTGATCGGGTTCATGTAGACCGTGCGGCTGTTTAGCCGGTGGTCGGTGACGTTGTCGGCAAGGCCGCCATGCTGCAACAGGCCGGTCATGACATGGTGCCAGGCACCATAAAGGCGCGGCATGCCGATCAGCATCAGAGGCAGGATCGAATTCAGGCCGACCGCGAGCGCGACGGTCGCCACATAGATCGCAAGCCAGATGCGCGCGACGCGGATCGCCTTCGGCTGCTCCGTCTCGGGAATGATGACCTTCTCTTCGGCGCTGATGACACCAAACGCGTTGCGGACCATGTCGATCACCGCATGCCAGGCATCCAACAGGCCGAACAAATTGAGGATCAGCCGCAGGAGATCCGGCGGACGCATCACCGCGATTTCCGGATCCCGGCCGACAATGACCGTATCGGTGTGGTGCCGGGTATGGCTCCAGCGCCAGGTCACCGGATTGCGTATGATCATGAAACAGGCGATCTGGTAGACAAGGTTGTTCATCCACATCGTCTTGAACGCCGTGCCATGACCGCATTCATGCCAGCGGCTGTCCGAGGCCGACCCGTAGAACACGCCATAGGCGAGGAAGAAAAGGATCGCCCAGAGGCTTCCCCAGAAATAGATGCCAAGCCCTGCAAATACGACCATGCAGCCGAGCCAGATCGCCGTATCCCGGAGGGCCGGCCCATCCTCCCGCTTCATCAATTCCTTCATCTGCTTGCGCGGAATCTCGGTATGGTACCACTGCGCCGCCGCGAGCCCATTGGCCACCGCCACCTGCGCATCGCGCCCAAGCAGGCTGTAGTCACGCTTTGCCGCTGTCCTCGCCATCGATCTCCTCCGTCGGTTTCGATGCGGTCGCCATCGAAGGCGCCGCACGGCATCTGAGCTTGAGGATTATCGTTGTTCTGACAGATCACAATCCACGCATGATATATTCTATCAAAGTCTATCATTCTTGATTTATTCCATGATAGAAACATCTCACCTGATGGAGGAACAGATGGGATCAAGACCGACGATCGCGGACCTGGCCAAGGCTGCGGGAGTGAGTGTCGCAACCGTAGACCGCGTGTTGAACGGACGGCACAAGGTGCGCGAGGACACGGCGCGGCGCGTCTATGACGCGGCAAACGAGATTGGCTTCCATGCCGTCGGATTGCTCCGGCAGCGAGTGTTCGAGGGCCTGCCGCAATACCGGTTGGGCTTCATCCTGCAGAAGCCCAACCACCATTTCTACCAGAGTTTCAAGCGGGAGCTGGAGATCGCCGTCCAGAATCATCCCGGCATTCGCGGCGTTGCGCAGATCGAATTCTGCACCAACCAAACACCGAGCGAACTGGCCGACAAGCTGAGAGAGGTAGGCGCCAGGAATCAGGCGGTCGCGATGACATCCCCGGACTATCCGGCCGTGACGGTGACAGCGGAGGAACTGAAGGCAAGGGGCATCCCGGTATTCTCACTCCTGTCTGATTTCGCCTCCGGCATCCGCGAGGGCTATGTCGGGCTCAATAACCGCAAGGCCGGTCGAACGGCAGCCTGGATGATCGCGAAGGCCGCGAAAAAACCGGGGAAGGTGGCGGTTTTCGTCGGTAGTCACCGCTTTCACGGTCACGAATTACGCGAGATCGGCTTTCGGTCCT
It encodes:
- a CDS encoding YcnI family protein, whose protein sequence is MLKTITTTAAILVAGSTAALAHVTLEGKEAPVGSTYKAVLRVPHGCEGKPTNTVRVQVPEGFYGVKPQPKAGWTLDKVKGAYAKAYDNHGSPVTEGVREVIWSGGSLGDDEYDEFVLRGTIATDLKAGDMLYFPVIQACPEGLKERWIEVPAAGQKASDLELPAPGIKLLQKTGN
- a CDS encoding metal ABC transporter permease; protein product: MIVVDTLLLPFQFGFMVNALLISVLIAVPMALLSCFLVLKGWSLMGDAISHAVFPGVVIAYIVGMPLAIGAFAAGMFCAIATGFLKENSRIKQDTVMGIVFAGMFGLGLVLYVKIQSDVHLDHILFGDMLGVSWRDIGEAAVIAAITAGILGVKWKDFLLHAFDPAQARAVGLRVNFLHYGLLALISLTIVGALQAVGIILSIAMLIAPGAIAFLLTRKFSTMLILSIAIAVTGAFAGVYLSFFIDSAPAPTIVLLLAIGFVLAFIHATRKAARVQTTETI
- a CDS encoding metal ABC transporter permease, whose protein sequence is MIAVLIEPFTYNYMLNAMWVSALVGGVCAFLSCYLMLKGWSLIGDALSHAIVPGVAGAYMLGLPFSIGAFFSGGLAAATMLFLNQRTKLKEDAIIGLIFSSFFGLGLFMISLKPMAVNIQTIVLGNILAITPEDTLQLAIIGFVSLAVLLVKWKDLMVTFFDESHARSIGLNPTALKIVFFTLLSASTVAALQTVGAFLVVCMVVTPGATAYLLTDRFPRLLVLAVIIGSITSFVGAYASYFLDGATGGIIVVLQTAIFLIAFVLAPKHGILAARRRAAQALEATP
- a CDS encoding manganese/iron ABC transporter ATP-binding protein, producing MNAQPRWPNHAPSGSDGIMVDGATVTYRNGHTALRDASFRIPQGTITALVGVNGSGKSTLFKAIMGFVRLAKGDIRVLGMSVKEALRKNLVAYVPQSEDVDWDFPVLVEDVVMMGRYGHMGMMRIPKAADHEAVATALARVSMSEFRKRQIGELSGGQKKRIFLARALAQDGRVIMLDEPFTGVDVKTEDQIITLLRELRDEGRVMLVSTHNLGSVPEFCDRTILIKGTVLAYGPTVETFTQENLEKTFGGVLRHFVLHDAQNGRSTSIGLISDDERPLVLRGGKATNRASDEEGGGRE
- a CDS encoding metal ABC transporter substrate-binding protein — protein: MVGTAFAAVLAVMPASAQDKFKAVTTFTVIADIAKNVAGDAAVVESITKPGAEIHNYQPTPGDIQRAQGAKLVFWNGLNLELWFEKFFQNLKDVPGVVVSTGVEPMGIVEGPYVGKPNPHAWMSPTAALIYVDNIRDAFVKYDPKNAAIYKANAEAYKEKIKAAIDPIKAELAKVPEDKRWLVTSEGAFSYLARDFGLKEFYLWPINADQQGTPQQVRKVIDAVRKNRIGVVFSESTISPKPAEQVARETGAKYGGVLYVDSLSEADGPVPTYLDLLKVTSDTIAKGLAASP
- a CDS encoding 3-methyl-2-oxobutanoate hydroxymethyltransferase, whose protein sequence is MKSNRPTVADILALKGKRQLSMLRVVTLEEAEAAEKAGIEMVSVPPALLGPAFREAAPSVFAVPGLEYGDFVTTEEYLRAAFKAMRAGGDAVYCAASLRIIRGLRDEGIPVCSHVGLIPSKATWTGGFKAVGKTADSAMTIWNAVKALEEAGAFAAEIEVVPAEVASLISARTSLFMISMGAGAGCDAQYLFADDVLGQNRGHVPRHAKTYRNFNAEFDRLQHERIAAFREFRQDVESGAYPAEPHKVGVSSGELARFRNMIDG
- a CDS encoding NAD(P)/FAD-dependent oxidoreductase, which produces MGDKGMVIVGAGEAGVRAAFALRERGYQGTVTLIGDEPHLPYERPPLSKAGKEAETVRAIVANERFAEAGISFLRGQRAISLDPARHALLLETGETLSYERLLLATGAVPRQFPGIATSDRIHVLRTVEDASAIRRHMREDGRLAILGGGFIGLELAAMGRKLGTAVTLFEAQPRVLMRGVPEKLALALQARHAAEGVELLCGVAIETIADGESGVAIGFADGRRIKVDALVVGIGAQPNTRLAAEAGLAIDNGIAVDRHLATSDPHIFAAGDCCSFPVTAYGGRRVRLESWRNAQEQGSVAAANMLGEAEPFDALPWFWSDQYDLTLQVAGLADGATSTVGRTLSPEAEILFHLDADGRLLAASGLGPGGAVARDIRLAEMLIARGARPDPAALADPSVKLKSLL
- a CDS encoding MocE family 2Fe-2S type ferredoxin produces the protein MSTWIDVCDTDEIDEEDVIRFDHDGKSYAVYRSLEDSFHATDGHCTHENVHLADGLVMDDIIECPKHNGRFNYKTGQAKGAPVCVNLRTYAVKVDGGRVFIQVGRDGR
- a CDS encoding fatty acid desaturase family protein, producing MARTAAKRDYSLLGRDAQVAVANGLAAAQWYHTEIPRKQMKELMKREDGPALRDTAIWLGCMVVFAGLGIYFWGSLWAILFFLAYGVFYGSASDSRWHECGHGTAFKTMWMNNLVYQIACFMIIRNPVTWRWSHTRHHTDTVIVGRDPEIAVMRPPDLLRLILNLFGLLDAWHAVIDMVRNAFGVISAEEKVIIPETEQPKAIRVARIWLAIYVATVALAVGLNSILPLMLIGMPRLYGAWHHVMTGLLQHGGLADNVTDHRLNSRTVYMNPISRFIYWNMNYHVEHHMFPMVPYHALPKLHAMIKDDLPVPNRSILDGYREMIPAFLRQLRNEDYFLKRELPPTAKPYREDFHNDAMAPAAE
- a CDS encoding LacI family DNA-binding transcriptional regulator, which codes for MGSRPTIADLAKAAGVSVATVDRVLNGRHKVREDTARRVYDAANEIGFHAVGLLRQRVFEGLPQYRLGFILQKPNHHFYQSFKRELEIAVQNHPGIRGVAQIEFCTNQTPSELADKLREVGARNQAVAMTSPDYPAVTVTAEELKARGIPVFSLLSDFASGIREGYVGLNNRKAGRTAAWMIAKAAKKPGKVAVFVGSHRFHGHELREIGFRSYFREHAPDFEVLDTLVNLETVEITHEATLDLLHRHPDLVGFYVAGGGMEGAISAIREEKLGGKHVIVVNELTPISRAALADEIVTLAIATPLANLCRELVQLMVEAVDTGPATAPGQTFLPLEIYVPENI